The region CCTGGTCAACAGAGTCCAATTCGTCCATAGGCTTCATCGCGATTTATTGCCTCCTCCAGCTGCACCGCGACGCCATGTGTAACAAGGAACCTCAGCATCCTTTACAGACAACGCGAAACTCCCGACTTTTATTACAAGCTGCCATGCTCGCGCGTCACTTAGTCGCTTGCCACAAGGAAAAGCAGGATAGAACACTATCACTACTTGCCGCTCGGCTGCACCTCAACCTTGGTCTAGGAAAATGTGCTTTCCAGCTATACAGATTCACAAAGTCCAAGGAAATGTTGTTATACAACTTGTCAGTATACGTTCTATCGCGGATTTCTCTTGCGCATCCATTTGGTGCCGACGGTCGCGGAGGCTTTTCTGCAGAGGAAGAGCTCGAAAATGTCATAGACTCCATGAACAGGATGGAGAACAAGGTCCAAGACACTATGATTCCAGACCTGCAATCGATCACATGGGACAAGACTATTGGCTTGCTCAGACTAAAGGAGAAGTTCAGAACGAGCTTATCCAAACTCACATGTATTACGGAGCGCCGGCGCGTAGCGCGATTGAAGGGCGAATCTGTGGATAACCTACCAGTTTTGGACTGGACAAGTGAGTAAACGCAAAACTACATCAAGCAGCGGGCTAAATTGGGCAGACTACCGAAGCGTCAATGACGATATAGACAGGAATGTCTTTCCCCACTACGACCAAGATGCCAAAGGGCCACTCTCATATGTTATGCCCAACAGGTTGCCCAATGCATCTTGGATGCTCAGCAATCATAATAACATCGAAGCATGTACCAGAGTGCTATGCAAAGAGACGCAGAGGCTCGACTATATTCGCGCAACAGACGGTGTGGTCGGAAGCAATGAGTTCGACACACCAGCCGAGTCGAGAGCAAAAATCATGTGGGCCTTGATCAACGACATTGTTAAGATCATGACGTGGGAGAAAGATTACCTCGACACGCTCACCAGACCCATCAAAAAGTTGCCCCAAGAGCTCCATGCGATGCGTGTAGCGATGGAAAAACTACGCATGCCTGGCTCCACCACTTTGAAACTCGAAGACGAGCCTGCCATGTTCCACGAGAACATGCTGATTTCTTGTTACACAAAGTTTGAGGTTCTCCGCGCGCTCAACAAGATGATCGAGCACATGCGGGAGAAGGTCATCAACCCGAAGAGCACTCATTTCATGAAGGCTACGCTGCCGAAGAACTGGGTACCCGAAGTTGAAACTGAGATGAAGATCTGCTATGAAGCAATACGTGATTTAGCACGTAGCTATATCTTTCTGATCAAGGAGAAGGGCGAGGCAGCGATCAAGGCACAGATACGGTGGGGCATCACAGGACAAGTCCTCAGGAATATGTTGACTGATGCTGATGTGGCTTTGTATGCACGCGAGTATGTCGATAGTGCATTGCAGGCTTGGGAGGGAGTACTCAAGGTCAAACTTAAGTAGTAAGATTGAGGTACTGAGCCACAATCCATGCTTTGGTTTCGCACATTTCAGCACTCTATTCTTCCAAAAAGCCTCACATGCCATAGTTTACATGCGGTTCTACTTGAAAATGTACTATGTAGGCTCCTTAACTTTGGTCCAAGATCCTTTGGTGCATATGAGTGATATCGCGAGTATAACTACGAGACTAGTTATATACGATAGTTCGATGCCTGGCTACATTTCCAGTCGTTGGCTATGTCATAAAGCCCGAACCCATACATCTCGCAGAAATTGGAGCAATAATATATCAGGAAAATCTGGAGAGAAGTATTCTTCACTCCCGATGAGCTTTGCCACGAACAGGATAATCCAGAAACTATCATCAACGGTATATAACTGATATAGAATAGGCAGCTTAAATGTCTATATTCCCACTGCAAGTTGACAATGCACGTCCGAAACCGTAGGTGATGTTCGATTGAGGTAATCACCAGGCACCCATTTGTTGCTAAGCAACAGTGAAGCGCAAACGCACTGTGTTGTATCATCAACAACGCGACTCACCTTCACTTCGCTTTTAGCCCCGATTTTGTTTACCTATTCCTCGCTCTCCATATTTTCTCCGACTGTGCGCGCATTGATTCACCACTATCCCTTGACCACACATTACACTTCCAGTCACCTAACTTACAAAATATCAAGCTACCACGTTTGCTCTTCGGAGTCGTCACCACGCAAGATGTCTCAACCGTGGCGCCCCTACAGCTTCGAATACGGTGATGATCCTGGAGAGCCTGTCGAAGAGACGCGCCCCGAGTCGACTGAGTCTCTCATCAAACCCAAACCGCAGAAGAGCACTGTCATGAACTTGCCCAACGTATCAATCAGTACCATAGGCGACCTCTCTCGTGTCGAAGACGGCGGAGAGCCTTCCAGTCATGCGGCAGCGTCAGAGAGTTCTGATAGGTATGAAGAGCACAAGCAATCTGTAGGCGTAGTGGATCGTAGCCACGAGCACACTGGACTTGGGCTGACACAAAAACTCCCTGGTAGCGTTGCACGTGCACGTGCTGCTGTAGAGGTGCGAATACAGGTTATCAAGGCCGAACTGGGTTCCCGTCAAGAAGGCTCCAAGCTCGCTCGCGATGGCGCAGCAGTCCTACCCCCCGTACCAACCATCAAGTTCACCGACAACGAGAAAGAGCCGAAGGAGAGTGGAGAGCCATGTGGAAAGTGGCGATGCTGCAAGTGCAATCGAGCCCAGGAGCTTGTCAGCTACACCAAAGGCGAGCATCCGGTCAGCGTCTTGGAGTGCGCATGTGTGCATCGGTCCTGTACCAAGTGTACTTTGGAGGGTCTGATCAAGGCTTTCGTGCCTATGAGCGAGCCAGAGGTTGTGACCTTGTCAGAAGACGTCAACAAGAGCATCCGTTTCGGCGTCTTTTGTGATGGCTGTGGCTTATCCTGGCGCGCGCGCGAGGTCCACGATGATGCGAGCACAAAGGCAGCGGTGAAGTCGGCCCTATTGCGAGTCTCTGCTCTCCCTAGACGACTGACCAAGCGCGGTCCCCATGCTTTAGAGCGTCTCCGGCCTTCGCAGTCGATGAGCAATCTCCATGCCCAGCCTCGAGCCACTGCGCCTCTCACCGTTTCGAAGTCTGTCCTCAACCTCCGAGCCCTATCCAGCGAAATGGAGAAAGAGTATGGAAAACAGGCTGAGATGGTCTCTGTCAAGTTCACGGGCATCAAGTGTGATTGCGGCATGGTCACTGATGCTTCTTCGCTTTGCTTCCAGATTGTGGACCCTCCCAAGGACTTCTACAAAGCTCAGTTTTCAAAGCTGATGGCAGAGCGTAAGGTAACACCGCCTAGCTTTGGAACAACACCGGAAGACCAGGCTAGAGGTCATGGAGCACCTACCTTGACTCTGAAGGGAGGCCGTGTCCGTCACGCCAACCCGCTTAGGAGCAACCCAGTCTAGAAAGGTACAAGTCCTAGCAGACTGCGGGAGCTCTTGTGGTCATGACCATGGAAAACGGGTCTTGGGGGCTGTAGTAGGACATACGATCTATGGGTACTGCCTCGAAATCAGGGCTTGTTGGGTATTCAGAATCGACGAAGGCGATCTTTATCCACCTATATTCCCTGGGCAGAGTGGCTAACGTCTTGAGACTTATCGGGGCTGTACTGTAAGACTGGCGGACCGGCGTAGGAATCAGATCTGGGATACTCCTAGTCATCGATTAGATGGCGGCGAGATTTCGTAGGCAGAAGGAATAAGACCACTTGCTAGTATATTGAGGGTTGATGAATGTGACCAAAAGTGCTTAATATCGGCTTTAATGCTAACAGCTAAGCAGGCAGAGAGGTAGTTGGCATTCACGTGTATGCATGCCCGAGGCGAATACATGTCCTAACATTGCCACTCTTAGGCATAAACGCGGCAAGCCCGTGTGATATCGTAAAACAATGAGCCACTTCTGGAAGCATTGTTGGTAGTATTGTTGGTGTTGCTATCACAGTACCTACACTTGTCTCAGCTCCTGACATCAGCCATCATAATCCCTATGGGGTATCTGAATCAAACATCATCATAATAACCAATTTTGGAATCGAAGATCACTTGCCCAGCATAGTCGCGCAGTATCTCTGATCAAGTGCAATGGGTCATGAGTATCCAGGTACTGTGCCTTGGATGTGCGCCCTGCAGGCCGCCTCACTCAGGGTCCAAGGCAACGAACGATAGCCATA is a window of Pyrenophora tritici-repentis strain M4 chromosome 2, whole genome shotgun sequence DNA encoding:
- a CDS encoding NatB-MDM20 domain containing protein, whose protein sequence is MGEVHCKQNRCNELVELWDHPPDDLQPLMATHQDDLWRMKIKLAHEESNWKLVERLCLAYIELAISKLVQDPQSKSFWELCAWKFDTWILLLRALAENHDAVEGRHILSGIRDRAFGEQFPTQDRSLMLAYMWLCGMSNNPMLEHLKIYWEQHSNRIVCFPDIKPFVKVMRVEEYSELLDFVREKSAMDYAPKTQDLHIIEQNTLKMFYYTHCSITHPPPVGLIHWRQGNMEIVFRRAVTSPWSTESNSSIGFIAIYCLLQLHRDAMCNKEPQHPLQTTRNSRLLLQAAMLARHLVACHKEKQDRTLSLLAARLHLNLGLGKCAFQLYRFTKSKEMLLYNLSVYVLSRISLAHPFGADGRGGFSAEEELENVIDSMNRMENKVQDTMIPDLQSITWDKTIGLLRLKEKFRTSLSKLTCITERRRVARLKGESVDNLPVLDWTNYRSVNDDIDRNVFPHYDQDAKGPLSYVMPNRLPNASWMLSNHNNIEACTRVLCKETQRLDYIRATDGVVGSNEFDTPAESRAKIMWALINDIVKIMTWEKDYLDTLTRPIKKLPQELHAMRVAMEKLRMPGSTTLKLEDEPAMFHENMLISCYTKFEVLRALNKMIEHMREKVINPKSTHFMKATLPKNWVPEVETEMKICYEAIRDLARSYIFLIKEKGEAAIKAQIRWGITGQVLRNMLTDADVALYAREYVDSALQAWEGVLKVKLK